One segment of Anatilimnocola aggregata DNA contains the following:
- the ltrA gene encoding group II intron reverse transcriptase/maturase translates to MDLIHNPTWIAAACERVLKRSRGKAAGVDGVTAHRFAQSLEYRLEQLRLELKRGTYRPLPLRRVEIPKANGKMRQLGIPCLRDKIVQEAIRMALEPIFEVEFHDSSYGFRPNRSTHHAVARCRYLALTGFTWVIEGDVKACFDEISHKAILRCIKEKVIDNKFLALIQLLLKAGVEIDGVVHPTTKGVPQGGVASPLLANIVLNKLDWFIHSKGFHGKDSNRRWARGLSNVRFSRYADDWCVCLTRASRKQVERLRDEIRDFLRKVCGLELSADKTRITHVRDGYDFLGFNIQVGVGRSGRLVPRLRVGRKAITRIQARLGEVLRYCPMSVSISVRLDDASAVIRGWSNYFKIAHNFPKVAHRLDHKAYWIAAKAICQKNDISTAQCLRRHVFHNTIGVHEDHTLVRFQDTDSTFYYPAPEPYQPGCPQPYPEDDEWEASFVYPDRPRPGSGDLKWKALVRDGFQCRHCAVAVTSKTSQADHIEPVNRFANLAMANDLNNIQTLCLRCHKLKTKGDI, encoded by the coding sequence ATGGACCTGATACACAATCCCACGTGGATTGCAGCCGCCTGTGAACGTGTGTTGAAACGCTCCCGAGGCAAAGCAGCAGGCGTGGATGGGGTGACGGCTCACAGGTTCGCTCAGAGCCTTGAGTACCGTCTCGAACAGCTACGTCTGGAGTTGAAACGCGGTACGTATCGGCCTCTGCCGCTGCGGCGAGTGGAAATTCCCAAGGCTAACGGCAAAATGCGCCAGCTTGGAATCCCGTGCCTACGCGACAAAATCGTTCAAGAGGCAATACGCATGGCGTTGGAACCCATTTTCGAGGTCGAGTTCCATGACAGCTCTTATGGGTTTCGGCCCAATCGGAGCACGCACCATGCGGTAGCCCGTTGTCGCTATTTGGCGTTGACGGGCTTCACCTGGGTCATCGAGGGAGACGTCAAGGCTTGCTTTGACGAAATCTCGCACAAGGCGATCTTGCGGTGTATCAAGGAGAAGGTGATCGACAACAAGTTCCTCGCCCTGATTCAACTTCTGTTGAAAGCAGGTGTGGAAATTGATGGCGTCGTTCATCCGACGACGAAAGGGGTTCCGCAGGGAGGCGTGGCCTCACCACTACTTGCCAATATCGTGCTGAACAAATTGGATTGGTTCATTCATTCCAAGGGGTTCCACGGTAAGGACAGCAATAGGAGGTGGGCTCGCGGCCTGTCCAATGTTCGGTTCTCCCGCTATGCCGACGATTGGTGCGTGTGTCTCACACGGGCCTCCCGAAAGCAAGTGGAAAGGCTACGGGACGAAATCCGCGACTTTCTTCGGAAAGTCTGCGGGTTAGAACTGTCGGCCGACAAGACCCGAATTACCCACGTGAGAGACGGGTACGATTTTCTCGGATTCAACATCCAGGTTGGTGTTGGCAGATCCGGGCGTCTCGTACCCAGACTCAGGGTTGGCCGCAAGGCTATTACCCGCATCCAGGCTCGTTTGGGCGAAGTCCTTCGTTACTGCCCAATGAGCGTAAGCATCTCGGTCCGTCTTGATGATGCGTCGGCCGTCATTCGCGGCTGGTCGAACTACTTCAAGATCGCCCACAACTTCCCAAAAGTTGCCCACAGGCTGGACCACAAGGCTTACTGGATTGCGGCGAAGGCGATATGCCAGAAGAACGACATATCGACTGCCCAGTGTCTCCGGCGGCATGTCTTCCACAACACCATCGGTGTTCACGAAGACCATACGCTGGTTCGCTTCCAAGATACGGATTCGACGTTCTATTATCCGGCGCCGGAACCGTATCAACCTGGCTGCCCACAGCCATACCCGGAGGATGATGAATGGGAGGCGTCGTTCGTCTACCCGGATCGTCCCCGGCCAGGAAGCGGAGACCTCAAGTGGAAGGCTTTGGTTCGCGACGGCTTTCAATGCCGCCATTGCGCGGTCGCGGTTACATCCAAGACCTCGCAAGCGGACCATATCGAACCTGTCAACCGCTTTGCCAATCTCGCGATGGCAAACGACTTGAACAACATCCAGACCTTGTGTCTGCGTTGTCACAAGCTCAAAACCAAGGGAGATATATGA